In the genome of Gloeotrichia echinulata CP02, one region contains:
- a CDS encoding DUF3326 domain-containing protein: MQSPYTAVLIIPTGIGAAIGGYAGDALPVAKVLAQVCDRLITHPNVLNGASLYWNIPNSFYVEGFGLDKFAAGCWGLRPVRSNKIGLLLDQGIEPDLRLRHLQAADAARATLGLTITDYVITDAPLNVQLQIAPSGASWGTIGNPDSLLRAAEKLIKKTGAEAIAVVARFPDNLDEEAAQNYRHGKGVDPLAGAEAVISHLLVRTFQIPCAHSPALASVPPDPNLSPRSAAEELGYTFLPSVLVGLSRAPQFIIEKGLSPYLQEDIWADQVDVAIAPATACGSSALLTLSQKRCQIITVEENKTQINVPAQALGIKAIQVNSYLEAVGVLVALKTGINPLTLRLH, from the coding sequence ATGCAAAGTCCCTACACCGCTGTTTTGATTATACCTACCGGCATTGGAGCAGCGATTGGTGGTTATGCAGGAGACGCACTACCAGTAGCTAAAGTTTTAGCACAGGTTTGCGATCGCCTGATTACTCACCCCAATGTCCTCAATGGCGCTTCTTTGTATTGGAATATCCCTAACTCTTTCTACGTGGAAGGTTTTGGACTTGACAAATTTGCCGCTGGATGCTGGGGTTTACGTCCCGTTCGCAGTAACAAAATAGGTTTGCTTTTAGACCAAGGGATAGAACCAGACTTGCGGTTACGACACCTGCAAGCAGCGGATGCAGCCAGAGCTACCTTGGGCTTGACCATCACAGATTATGTAATTACTGATGCCCCGTTAAATGTACAATTACAGATAGCCCCATCGGGTGCAAGTTGGGGGACAATTGGTAATCCTGATAGTTTATTAAGGGCAGCAGAGAAATTAATTAAAAAAACTGGCGCAGAAGCGATCGCAGTTGTTGCCCGTTTCCCCGATAATCTGGATGAGGAAGCAGCGCAAAATTACCGCCACGGTAAAGGCGTCGATCCTCTAGCGGGCGCAGAAGCTGTGATTAGTCATTTGTTAGTGCGAACCTTTCAAATTCCTTGCGCCCATTCTCCAGCTTTGGCGAGTGTACCCCCAGATCCTAATTTATCTCCCCGTTCCGCCGCCGAAGAATTAGGCTATACTTTTTTACCAAGTGTTCTGGTTGGCTTGAGCCGCGCACCACAATTTATTATAGAAAAGGGATTGAGTCCATATCTACAAGAGGATATTTGGGCAGATCAAGTTGATGTGGCGATCGCACCTGCAACCGCTTGTGGCAGTAGCGCCTTACTAACTTTAAGTCAAAAGCGATGCCAAATTATCACCGTGGAGGAAAATAAAACTCAAATAAATGTTCCTGCCCAAGCTTTGGGGATTAAAGC
- a CDS encoding 2Fe-2S iron-sulfur cluster-binding protein — MTKTYTVQIHHQGSIHTLQVPEDQTILSAADKAELGLPSSCHAGVCTTCAGKIIEGMVNQADGMGVSPHLQKQGYVLLCVAKPLSDIKVETEKEDTLYQLQFGKDK; from the coding sequence ATGACCAAAACTTACACCGTTCAAATTCACCACCAAGGGTCAATTCATACTTTACAAGTCCCTGAAGATCAAACCATTTTATCAGCTGCTGACAAAGCCGAGTTGGGTTTACCTAGTTCCTGTCATGCTGGCGTTTGTACAACTTGCGCCGGTAAAATTATTGAGGGAATGGTCAATCAAGCTGATGGTATGGGGGTGAGTCCACATTTACAAAAACAAGGTTATGTATTGCTTTGTGTCGCCAAACCCCTTTCAGATATCAAAGTAGAAACCGAAAAAGAAGACACACTTTATCAGTTGCAGTTTGGTAAAGACAAATAA
- a CDS encoding ATP-binding protein, with the protein MNLDKLEKCPYATTVKPSNQIFDELGKNTYNYLDIISELIDNSIAARRTDIDILEVTIKLLLNKNNKAVKLTITDNAAGISQDKLGEAITPAGRQKPNSLNEHGLGMKQAIAALGTLEYLLTKVVDEPKARLIKKLEFGDIPTYYADFQSQSGTEISVINLKSIVVFDINKIKREIKPMLGARYRRFLSADNRKMNLELTFWKETNQGNLFENEIFTCPKGIRYKFQAKHEVQEVKPIYFHSSKRTNKPEILKHPISGKGWKAELTFGYAPQDKEYEEIGVEIPPKSDPYYVSMNKQGLDIILHNRVILFHQLFELDIVPNRGSSVLSVLNLLKNKFETLVWLR; encoded by the coding sequence ATGAACCTAGATAAACTAGAAAAGTGCCCCTATGCAACTACAGTTAAACCTTCTAATCAAATTTTTGATGAATTAGGTAAAAATACTTATAATTATTTAGATATTATTTCGGAATTAATAGATAATTCTATCGCAGCTAGAAGAACAGATATAGATATACTAGAAGTGACAATCAAATTATTGCTTAATAAAAACAATAAGGCAGTTAAATTGACAATTACTGATAACGCAGCAGGTATTTCTCAAGATAAATTAGGTGAAGCAATTACACCTGCTGGTCGTCAAAAGCCTAATTCTTTAAATGAACATGGTTTGGGAATGAAGCAAGCAATCGCCGCATTGGGTACACTTGAATATTTGCTAACAAAAGTAGTTGATGAACCTAAAGCAAGACTAATTAAAAAACTAGAATTTGGCGATATTCCAACTTATTATGCGGATTTTCAATCTCAGTCTGGTACTGAAATCTCAGTAATTAATTTAAAATCAATTGTTGTTTTTGATATTAATAAAATAAAAAGAGAGATTAAACCAATGTTAGGCGCAAGATATAGAAGGTTTTTGTCAGCAGATAATAGAAAGATGAATTTAGAATTAACATTCTGGAAGGAAACCAATCAAGGAAATTTATTTGAAAATGAGATTTTCACATGTCCAAAGGGTATTAGATACAAATTTCAAGCTAAACACGAAGTTCAAGAAGTTAAACCTATATATTTTCATTCATCTAAAAGAACCAATAAGCCAGAAATCTTGAAACATCCAATTTCTGGTAAAGGTTGGAAAGCTGAGTTGACTTTTGGATACGCACCTCAAGACAAAGAATATGAAGAAATTGGTGTAGAGATACCTCCCAAATCTGATCCTTACTACGTTTCCATGAATAAACAAGGGCTTGATATTATACTGCATAATAGAGTGATTTTATTTCATCAGTTATTTGAACTAGATATAGTTCCTAATCGAGGCTCTTCCGTACTTAGCGTGCTGAATTTGTTAAAAAATAAGTTTGAAACCCTTGTGTGGCTCCGATAA
- a CDS encoding IS4 family transposase — translation MLPAFYQNHLKSQLSLAEYLLLKILIHLLQSIKEVTLEKLANALPLAVKFESRRKRIQRFLSLPNLTIEKVWFPIIKEWLETYFKDEKIIYIAIDRTNWSRINLFMVSIIWDKRAVPIYFTLLPKLGNSNIAEQQKILSQVIPIFKNYKICVLGDREFCSVKLAKYLQGLDVYFCLRLKKNEFLQVEKDVFVELKNLGLVPGVSFFIKGVKVTKTRGFMSFNVAAKWKRKINGVAPKEGWFILTNFDDLESAISAYKQRFDIEEMFRDFKTGGYNLEETNVEGNRFISLVLLITLAYTSAMIQGQKIKHKGIQKYVARVKESGRSVRRHSSFYVGLYGQTWVNFTDICMELVTELMRINRNKRKYYQQGLRAMKLIESMF, via the coding sequence ATGTTACCTGCATTCTACCAAAACCACTTAAAAAGTCAATTAAGTTTAGCAGAATACTTGCTGCTAAAAATTTTAATCCATCTATTACAGTCAATCAAAGAAGTAACTTTAGAAAAGTTAGCAAATGCGCTACCTTTGGCAGTTAAATTTGAGAGTAGAAGAAAGAGAATACAAAGATTTTTATCATTACCAAATCTCACCATTGAGAAAGTTTGGTTTCCCATTATTAAAGAATGGCTGGAAACATACTTCAAAGATGAAAAAATTATTTATATAGCAATTGATAGAACTAATTGGAGTCGGATAAATTTATTCATGGTGAGTATCATTTGGGATAAAAGAGCAGTACCAATATATTTTACTTTATTGCCAAAATTAGGTAATAGTAACATCGCTGAACAACAAAAAATATTGTCTCAAGTAATACCAATCTTTAAAAACTATAAAATCTGTGTATTAGGTGATAGAGAATTTTGCTCTGTCAAACTGGCAAAGTATCTCCAGGGATTGGATGTGTATTTTTGTTTGCGATTAAAAAAGAATGAGTTTTTGCAAGTTGAAAAAGATGTTTTTGTTGAGTTAAAAAATCTGGGTTTAGTACCGGGAGTTTCTTTTTTTATCAAAGGAGTTAAAGTGACAAAGACTCGGGGTTTTATGAGCTTTAATGTAGCGGCTAAATGGAAACGTAAAATCAATGGAGTAGCACCGAAAGAAGGATGGTTTATTTTAACAAATTTTGACGACTTAGAGTCGGCAATATCTGCCTATAAACAAAGATTTGATATAGAAGAAATGTTTAGAGATTTTAAAACAGGTGGTTATAATTTAGAAGAGACTAATGTTGAAGGCAACCGATTTATTTCTCTAGTTTTACTGATAACGCTCGCTTACACTTCTGCCATGATTCAGGGTCAAAAAATTAAACATAAAGGAATACAAAAATATGTAGCTCGTGTTAAAGAGTCTGGTCGCTCTGTGCGGAGACATAGTAGTTTTTATGTTGGCTTGTATGGTCAAACTTGGGTCAATTTCACAGATATTTGTATGGAATTAGTGACAGAATTAATGAGAATTAATCGTAATAAGCGCAAGTATTATCAACAGGGATTGAGGGCTATGAAGCTTATCGAGTCTATGTTTTAG
- a CDS encoding DUF433 domain-containing protein, whose product MNLNNYFDFLAADDIRIKGHRIGIETVLYEYLFKGKTAEEIAKTYPSLSL is encoded by the coding sequence ATGAATTTAAATAATTATTTTGACTTCCTTGCCGCTGATGATATTCGCATTAAAGGTCATCGTATTGGAATAGAAACCGTTTTATATGAATATCTATTTAAAGGAAAAACTGCGGAAGAGATTGCCAAAACCTATCCGAGTTTGTCCTTATAA
- the acnB gene encoding bifunctional aconitate hydratase 2/2-methylisocitrate dehydratase: MLESYREQVEQRALLGIPPLPLDAKQTAQLCELLKNPPQGEEETLLELLRDRVPPGVDAGAYVKAGFLTAIAKGEITSPLISPIDAVELLGTMVGGYNVQSLIDLLQIPAVYLSDSSTTPLAMGGQGKACPERSRREPIAAYAATALSKILLVYDAFHDVLELSKTNPFAKRVVDSWAEAEWFTIRPQLPEAITVTVFKVPGETNTDDLSPATHATTRPDIPLHALAMLESRQPGSLETIVELKKKGHPVAYVGDVVGTGSSRKSAINSVLWHMGNDIPFVPNKRAGGYILGGAIAPIFFNTAEDAGALPIQCDVTKLETGMVITIHPYKGEITNESGEVLSTFTLKPDTILDEVRAGGRIPLLIGRTLTDKTRQALGLPPSTLFIRPQPPADTGKGYTLAQKMVGKACGLPGVRPGTSCEPIMTTVGSQDTTGPMTRDELKELACLGFSADLVMQSFCHTAAYPKPVDIKTHHELPDFFAQRGGVALRPGDGIIHSWLNRMLLPDTVGTGGDSHTRFPLGISFPAGSGLVAFAGALGVMPLDMPESVLVRFKGELQPGITLRDIVNAIPYVAIQKGLLTVAKENKKNVFSGRILEIEGLPDLKVEQAFELADATAERSCAGSTIKLSQETISEYLHSNVALLKNMVARGYNDARTILRRVAQMEEWLANPVLLAADADAEYAEIIEIDLNEITEPIVAAPNDPDNVKLLSEVANDPVQEVFVGSCMTNIGHYRATAKVLEGAGEVKTRLWIAPPTRMDEHQLKEEGVYSVFGAAGARIELPGCSLCMGNQARVADNTTVFSTSTRNFNNRMGKGARVYLGSAELAAVCALLGRIPTVPEYLDIVAQKIHPFAENLYQYLNFDQIAGFEDEGRVISKEQEALLV, translated from the coding sequence ATGCTAGAATCATATCGTGAACAGGTTGAGCAAAGAGCATTACTCGGAATTCCCCCCTTACCTCTAGATGCAAAGCAAACAGCACAACTGTGTGAATTACTGAAAAATCCACCCCAAGGGGAAGAAGAGACATTATTAGAATTATTGCGCGATCGCGTCCCTCCTGGTGTGGATGCTGGTGCTTATGTTAAAGCTGGATTTCTGACTGCAATTGCTAAAGGTGAAATTACCAGTCCGTTGATTTCGCCTATAGACGCGGTGGAATTGTTGGGAACAATGGTGGGTGGTTATAATGTACAATCTTTAATTGACTTACTGCAAATTCCTGCGGTATATCTATCAGACTCTTCCACAACACCTCTGGCGATGGGAGGACAAGGAAAGGCTTGTCCTGAGCGGAGTCGAAGGGAACCGATTGCAGCTTACGCCGCTACTGCCTTAAGCAAAATCCTTTTGGTGTATGATGCTTTTCATGATGTTTTGGAGTTATCGAAAACTAATCCTTTTGCCAAGCGGGTAGTAGACTCCTGGGCTGAAGCTGAATGGTTTACGATTCGTCCCCAATTACCGGAAGCTATCACCGTTACCGTCTTCAAAGTCCCTGGAGAAACCAACACCGACGACTTATCCCCCGCAACCCATGCTACCACTCGCCCAGATATTCCCTTACACGCCTTGGCTATGTTAGAGTCACGGCAACCGGGAAGTTTAGAAACCATTGTTGAGTTGAAGAAAAAAGGACATCCCGTTGCTTACGTTGGCGATGTGGTAGGTACTGGTTCCTCCCGTAAGTCTGCCATTAACTCAGTATTGTGGCATATGGGAAATGATATTCCTTTTGTACCAAACAAGCGGGCAGGGGGTTATATTTTAGGTGGGGCGATCGCTCCCATCTTTTTCAACACAGCCGAAGATGCTGGTGCTTTACCCATCCAGTGTGATGTCACCAAATTAGAAACTGGTATGGTGATCACCATTCATCCCTACAAAGGCGAAATCACCAACGAATCTGGCGAAGTCCTTTCTACCTTCACCCTCAAACCCGATACCATCCTCGATGAAGTCCGCGCAGGTGGACGAATTCCCCTATTAATTGGACGTACCCTCACCGATAAAACCCGCCAAGCACTAGGTTTACCACCCAGCACCTTATTTATCCGTCCCCAACCACCTGCTGACACAGGTAAAGGCTATACCTTGGCACAGAAAATGGTGGGTAAAGCTTGCGGTTTACCCGGTGTCCGTCCCGGTACATCTTGCGAACCGATTATGACTACCGTTGGTTCTCAGGATACCACAGGTCCGATGACCCGCGACGAATTAAAAGAACTCGCCTGTTTGGGTTTTAGTGCTGACTTAGTAATGCAAAGTTTCTGTCACACTGCAGCCTATCCTAAACCAGTAGACATCAAAACCCATCACGAACTCCCCGACTTTTTCGCCCAACGTGGCGGCGTAGCTTTGCGTCCCGGTGATGGTATAATCCACTCTTGGTTAAACCGGATGCTATTACCCGACACCGTGGGAACAGGTGGTGACTCCCACACCCGCTTCCCCTTGGGAATTTCCTTCCCCGCTGGTTCTGGTTTAGTAGCTTTTGCAGGCGCGTTGGGTGTGATGCCTTTGGATATGCCAGAATCAGTTTTGGTACGATTCAAAGGAGAATTGCAACCCGGAATTACCTTGAGGGATATTGTTAACGCCATTCCCTACGTAGCAATTCAAAAAGGCTTGCTGACAGTAGCCAAAGAAAACAAGAAAAACGTTTTTTCTGGCAGAATTTTAGAAATTGAAGGCTTACCAGATTTGAAAGTTGAACAAGCCTTTGAACTCGCCGATGCTACAGCCGAACGTTCTTGTGCTGGTTCTACTATTAAACTGAGTCAAGAGACAATTTCCGAATATTTACATTCTAACGTAGCCTTGTTAAAAAATATGGTAGCACGGGGTTATAACGATGCGCGGACTATTCTCCGCCGAGTCGCCCAAATGGAAGAATGGTTAGCAAATCCCGTGTTATTAGCAGCAGATGCAGATGCTGAATATGCCGAAATCATTGAAATTGACTTAAACGAAATCACCGAACCAATTGTAGCCGCTCCCAATGACCCCGATAATGTTAAATTATTATCGGAAGTTGCTAATGATCCAGTACAAGAAGTATTCGTAGGTTCTTGTATGACCAATATCGGTCATTATCGCGCAACAGCAAAAGTATTAGAAGGCGCAGGTGAAGTGAAAACTCGCCTGTGGATAGCACCACCAACCCGCATGGATGAACACCAATTAAAAGAAGAAGGTGTATATAGTGTTTTTGGTGCTGCAGGTGCAAGAATAGAACTGCCAGGTTGTAGTTTGTGCATGGGAAATCAGGCGCGAGTTGCTGATAACACAACCGTATTTTCTACCTCAACCCGCAACTTCAACAACCGCATGGGTAAAGGTGCGCGAGTTTATCTTGGTTCCGCCGAATTAGCTGCAGTTTGTGCCTTGTTAGGACGCATTCCCACAGTACCAGAATATCTTGATATTGTAGCGCAGAAGATTCATCCTTTTGCCGAGAATTTGTATCAGTATTTGAACTTTGATCAAATCGCCGGTTTTGAGGATGAAGGGCGCGTGATTTCTAAAGAGCAGGAGGCTTTGTTGGTATAA
- a CDS encoding XisI protein, whose protein sequence is MDKLTHYQNLIKQILTEYQQISAQVPDDDVDEELIFDDERRQYLWFNIGWKQGKRVKAISVYVRIKNEKIYIEDDWTEEGIATELLREGVPREDIVLAFHDPETRKLTEFAAA, encoded by the coding sequence ATGGATAAGCTAACTCATTATCAAAATCTCATCAAGCAAATTTTAACAGAGTATCAACAAATTTCAGCACAAGTTCCTGATGATGATGTAGATGAAGAATTAATTTTTGACGATGAAAGACGCCAGTATCTCTGGTTTAATATTGGTTGGAAACAAGGAAAGAGAGTTAAAGCAATTTCTGTTTATGTTCGGATTAAAAATGAGAAAATTTACATTGAAGACGATTGGACAGAAGAAGGAATTGCTACTGAATTATTAAGGGAAGGTGTACCAAGAGAGGATATTGTTTTAGCTTTTCACGATCCAGAAACTCGTAAATTGACTGAGTTTGCCGCTGCTTAA
- a CDS encoding DUF29 domain-containing protein: MSSPSFINDKNLYDQDFYLWTQTVVQQLKENKFNEIDLPNLIEEIESMGRSEKRELKSRVIVLLMHLLKWQYQPEKRSESWRSTISEQRICIETLLEDSPSLQTLLAELFADCYQKARIKASDETGIKLNFFPQESPFTLEETLKISE, encoded by the coding sequence ATGAGCAGCCCATCTTTTATCAATGACAAAAATCTTTATGATCAAGATTTTTACTTATGGACACAAACCGTTGTCCAACAGCTAAAAGAGAATAAATTTAACGAAATAGATCTACCTAATTTAATTGAAGAAATTGAAAGCATGGGGAGAAGTGAAAAACGGGAGTTAAAAAGTCGCGTAATTGTGCTATTAATGCACTTATTGAAATGGCAATATCAACCAGAAAAACGTAGTGAAAGTTGGCGCAGTACCATTTCTGAGCAGCGCATCTGTATTGAAACATTATTAGAAGATAGTCCAAGTTTGCAAACTCTACTCGCAGAATTGTTTGCAGATTGTTATCAAAAAGCTCGAATAAAAGCATCTGATGAAACAGGTATTAAATTAAATTTTTTTCCTCAAGAATCTCCTTTTACCTTGGAAGAAACATTAAAAATTAGTGAATAA
- a CDS encoding type II toxin-antitoxin system Phd/YefM family antitoxin, with the protein MIELHPEFLTKNGQKEFAVLSYEEFLKIQELLEDLEYLRDFRDAKQEEKESNSGCLDEVKKMLIS; encoded by the coding sequence ATGATTGAATTACATCCTGAATTTTTAACAAAAAATGGGCAAAAGGAATTTGCTGTTTTGTCTTATGAGGAATTTCTGAAAATTCAAGAATTGTTAGAAGATTTAGAATATTTAAGAGATTTTAGGGATGCTAAACAGGAAGAAAAAGAAAGTAATTCAGGATGTTTAGACGAAGTAAAGAAGATGTTGATATCTTGA
- a CDS encoding DNA methyltransferase → MNKKLELPFQQILSTEIPDIISQSFDNSSTFIDNMKLPVHRWFRYSAGFSAQWVEKIITQAKEQGEVTILDPFAGSGTTLIVSEKLGVPCYGIEAHPFVARIAKTKLLYQTNVDAYLEHIKKIIACAENLQSSIDKYPKLIHDCFSIPSLQSLDKLRQAWEKLADESPQSQLAWLTLVSILRHVSHAGTAPWQYILPNKQKQSPLEPISAFQLMAETIEIDMKIAAKTAYSVATLIQSDARNCHGVPDNFANLVITSPPYANNYDYADATRLEMCFMQEIHGWGDLQNAVRQYLIRSCSQHVTNKNVNLDEILASPELDPIKYNIIQTCEQLSQERHLHGGKKNYHLMIACYFFDMAKVWIALRRVCKTPATVCFVIGDSAPYGIYVPVIEWMGLLAQSAGFETCKFEKIRDRNVKWKNRKHRVPLCEGYLLVRG, encoded by the coding sequence ATGAATAAAAAATTAGAGTTACCATTTCAGCAAATTTTATCAACAGAAATACCTGATATTATTTCTCAAAGCTTTGACAACTCTTCTACTTTTATAGATAACATGAAATTGCCAGTACATCGCTGGTTTAGATACAGTGCTGGTTTCTCTGCACAATGGGTTGAAAAGATAATCACTCAAGCTAAAGAACAAGGAGAAGTAACTATCTTAGATCCATTTGCCGGTTCTGGTACAACCTTAATTGTATCTGAAAAATTGGGAGTTCCATGTTATGGCATTGAGGCTCATCCTTTTGTTGCGCGTATAGCCAAAACTAAACTTTTGTATCAAACTAATGTTGATGCCTATCTTGAACATATCAAAAAAATTATCGCCTGTGCTGAAAATCTACAATCTTCCATAGATAAATATCCCAAACTGATTCATGATTGCTTTAGTATTCCCTCACTCCAATCTCTAGATAAATTGCGGCAAGCCTGGGAAAAGCTTGCTGATGAATCACCTCAATCTCAATTAGCTTGGTTAACACTTGTATCTATTCTTCGCCATGTTTCTCATGCGGGAACTGCACCTTGGCAGTATATTTTACCCAATAAACAGAAACAATCTCCTTTAGAACCAATATCTGCTTTTCAGCTAATGGCAGAAACTATAGAAATAGATATGAAAATCGCCGCAAAAACAGCATATTCTGTTGCCACACTTATTCAATCCGATGCTCGAAATTGCCACGGAGTACCTGATAATTTTGCCAATTTAGTAATCACTTCACCACCATATGCTAATAACTATGATTATGCAGATGCTACACGTTTAGAAATGTGTTTTATGCAAGAAATTCATGGCTGGGGTGATTTACAAAATGCTGTGCGGCAATATTTGATTCGTTCATGTTCTCAGCACGTCACAAATAAAAATGTAAATCTCGATGAAATTCTGGCATCTCCTGAACTAGATCCAATCAAATATAATATTATTCAAACCTGTGAGCAGTTATCTCAAGAGAGACATTTACATGGGGGTAAAAAGAATTACCATTTAATGATTGCCTGCTACTTTTTCGATATGGCTAAAGTTTGGATAGCGCTGCGTCGAGTATGTAAAACTCCAGCAACAGTTTGCTTTGTGATTGGTGATTCGGCTCCCTATGGTATTTATGTTCCAGTAATTGAATGGATGGGTTTATTAGCACAATCAGCAGGGTTTGAGACTTGCAAGTTTGAAAAAATTCGTGACCGGAATGTGAAGTGGAAAAATCGGAAACACAGAGTGCCTCTTTGTGAAGGCTATTTATTGGTTCGTGGATAA
- a CDS encoding LuxR C-terminal-related transcriptional regulator: MTNSLHAVFHAIANVRDEQELKLALKDTIGEHFDVQHWGIYLLNDQSTTKIDVQSIPDVCVQSNPIGRYVVERHAPAHEQLILSPDDWQNICPRHDHEHVMTGPIVYDGHLVGTLNLARDRGNPPFDGDDLADLSALCIHLSTKLATLRAKPKTFTSATTSPLTPRELQIAELVAQGLTNTEIAARLWITQNSVKQALKRMFRKLGVSARAEMVARLQDVLGS; this comes from the coding sequence ATGACTAATTCTCTCCATGCTGTATTTCATGCGATCGCCAATGTCCGCGATGAGCAAGAACTTAAACTCGCACTCAAGGATACAATAGGCGAGCATTTTGACGTGCAACATTGGGGTATCTATCTTTTAAATGACCAGTCAACCACCAAGATTGATGTTCAAAGTATTCCAGATGTATGTGTCCAGAGCAATCCCATCGGGCGCTATGTGGTAGAACGTCATGCTCCCGCTCATGAGCAATTAATATTATCCCCTGACGACTGGCAAAATATTTGTCCACGTCATGACCACGAACACGTCATGACTGGCCCCATTGTCTACGATGGTCATTTAGTTGGGACGCTCAACTTAGCACGCGATCGCGGAAATCCTCCCTTTGATGGCGATGATTTAGCTGATTTAAGCGCTTTATGCATTCATTTGTCCACAAAACTTGCTACCTTAAGGGCAAAACCAAAAACATTCACATCCGCTACAACTAGTCCCTTGACACCCCGCGAATTACAAATTGCTGAATTGGTGGCGCAGGGGTTAACTAATACCGAAATCGCCGCCAGATTGTGGATTACCCAAAATTCCGTCAAGCAAGCTTTAAAGAGGATGTTTCGCAAGTTGGGGGTGTCAGCCCGTGCGGAAATGGTAGCACGATTGCAAGATGTTTTGGGTTCTTAA
- a CDS encoding DUF3386 domain-containing protein, producing MTVTQLSAQELFRDAYENRYTWDNNFPGYTADVTYKYDEQVITGKVLINANLKAEVLDVEDEQAKQAIHSQAWEIAVHRIRRAFTDTHGANTFSYGATQANGAVEILVGGKADGDKYKVHNNEVSHVHRLIHGTFVTIDTFSSHDTGEGYLSHTYDSVYHDPKTGEQKGGRSEFTDEYEKVGKYFILNRREIRTQTAGTISNQEFIFSNIKLLEPVAA from the coding sequence ATGACAGTTACACAACTCTCTGCTCAGGAACTTTTCCGAGATGCTTATGAAAACCGCTACACCTGGGACAACAATTTCCCTGGGTACACAGCAGATGTCACTTACAAATATGACGAACAAGTAATCACAGGTAAAGTTCTCATCAACGCCAATCTCAAGGCGGAAGTCTTAGATGTGGAGGACGAACAAGCCAAGCAGGCGATTCACTCTCAAGCCTGGGAAATCGCTGTTCACCGCATCCGTCGTGCGTTTACAGACACCCACGGCGCAAATACATTTAGCTATGGTGCGACCCAAGCAAATGGTGCTGTAGAGATTTTAGTTGGTGGTAAAGCTGACGGCGATAAATACAAAGTCCATAACAATGAAGTCAGCCACGTTCACCGTCTCATCCACGGTACTTTTGTGACCATTGACACCTTTAGCAGTCACGACACTGGAGAAGGCTATCTGTCCCACACCTATGATTCTGTATATCATGACCCCAAAACCGGGGAACAAAAGGGTGGAAGAAGTGAATTTACAGACGAATACGAAAAGGTTGGTAAATATTTCATTTTAAATCGCCGGGAGATTCGCACCCAAACAGCAGGGACGATATCAAATCAGGAATTTATTTTCTCGAATATTAAATTACTGGAGCCTGTTGCTGCTTAA
- a CDS encoding GFA family protein: MTININKSVTYEGGCHCGAVRFRVLVNKDRVEDCNCSICRKKGFLHLIVPREQFTLLQGEDELTTYKFNTGIAQHKFCRICGMHPFYIPRSHPNCIDVNVRCLDGDVIGNFEIVPFDGENWEANIHKLID; the protein is encoded by the coding sequence ATGACAATCAATATTAATAAATCAGTTACATACGAAGGTGGATGTCATTGTGGTGCAGTGCGATTTCGGGTGCTAGTGAACAAAGACAGGGTGGAGGATTGTAACTGTTCAATTTGCCGAAAGAAGGGGTTTTTACATTTAATTGTGCCGCGAGAACAGTTTACCTTGCTACAAGGTGAAGATGAGTTGACAACCTACAAATTTAACACAGGAATTGCCCAGCATAAATTTTGCCGTATTTGTGGGATGCATCCTTTTTATATTCCCCGCAGTCATCCCAATTGTATTGATGTGAATGTGCGGTGTTTAGATGGGGATGTGATCGGTAATTTTGAAATTGTGCCCTTTGATGGGGAAAATTGGGAGGCGAATATTCACAAATTGATTGATTAA